In the Pan paniscus chromosome 19, NHGRI_mPanPan1-v2.0_pri, whole genome shotgun sequence genome, GGATCCCTCAGCAAAAAGACTGCTGACTCAGGAGAAGACTGCTGGGAGCTCCTCCCCAGTTCCCTCCTGTGATAGGTACTATAGGTTCTGGGTCTATGAGAGGCTTtgtgtttctgttatttttattcattttttttatttttattttttgagatggggtctcactctgtcgcccaggctggagtgcagtggcacaatctcagtttgCTGTGACCTCAGCTCTCTGCGACCTCTGCTtgctggactcaagcgatcctcccaccacctcagcctcctgagtagctggaaccaccatatgcaccagcacgcctggctaagtattttgtgttttctttttttttaatttctagagacaggatcttgttatgttgcccaggctggtctcaaactctaggactcaagtgatctgccccccttggcctcccaaagtgctgggattacaggcatgagccaccgtgcctggcctttttttttccccagcctcagcaacatagtgagacccgttgtggtgcatgcctgtagtaccacctacttgggaggagtattgcttgagtgtggaaggttgaggctgctatgagcagtgatcgtgccaccacactccaacctaggcaacacagagagcccctgtctcaaaaaaaaaattgttttagggACAGTGTCAcactcttgcccagactggtctcaaactcctggggtccagtgatcctcctgcctcagcctcccttgtaggtGGGACTACACAGCACCTGGCCCTTGTGTTGTTCTTGTAACAGTTGCTCAATGCAGAAAACTTGGAAACCACAGAACAGCACCAGGGGGTGGAGAATGAACATGGAATGATGGGGACCTCTGTCCCATTTAAGTCAAACAACATCCATACTTTGGTTCCATGGACTAATCATTTATTTGCACTCATAAAAACTGGCTTGCTTTGAAAAGCTTCCTCCAAAAGCTGTATTGTGGTACTTTTGACTCTGGGACAAGAGGAAGAAGTTGGGGGATTCGGGCAGTTGGTGGCTGGGCCCTCAGAGACTGTATGTGGTGACCACTGTTTAAGACACCATTCATCACTTGGGGACGGAGGGAGCACATAGATGGACCCCAGGCTCATGGATGTTCCTCCTTCCGCAGTCATTTACTAAAATACCTGTTCAAGGAATATAGTTCCAGTCTCAGCCTAGTTGAGACAACCACAGGCACTTAAATAAGTACCAAGGAAGCCTCTGCAGAGATAGTGCTATTGGAACTGAGTCCTGAGGGCCAGATCAGCCTTGACCAGGCCAAAAAATGTGGAAGAGTATTCCAAGCGGTAGGAATAACGCATGCAAACACCTGAAAGCAAAGAGGAGCTGGTCACATCCAGCAACTGGTGACTTGTTTACTAAGGCTGGAGATGAACcttggaaggaagaagggaagtcAGGAGGCCAGATAATTTGGCAGAGGCTAGAGGCTCTGTTCTACTgagttgttttttcatttgttttgttttgttttttgagacagagttttgctcttgtcacccaggctggaatgcaatagtgtggtcttggctcactgcaacctccgcctcccgggttcaagcaattctcctgcctcagcctcctaagtagctgggactacaggtatgcgccaccatgcctgcttggcctttttttttttttttaagacggagtcccgctctgttgcccaggctggagtacagcggcgcgatcttggctcattgcaacctccacctcccgggttcaagtgattctcctgcctcaccctcctgagtagctgagattacaggcatccgccactatgcccggctaatttttgtatttttagtagagacagggtttcaccatgttggccaggctggtctagaactcctgacctcgtgatccgcccacctcggcctcccaaagtgctgggattacaggcatgaaccactgcgcctggcctaattttttgtatttttagtagagacagggttttaccatgttggtcaggttggtctcgaactcctgacctcaggtgatcctcccgcctcagtctcccaaagtgctgggattacaggtgtaagccactgcacccagcttgttCTAAAGAGTTTTGATTTTAGTGTGAGAGGAGCCACTGGAGGGCATGATCAGAGTTGGACTCCCAAAGACCATTCCAGCACCAATTCAGGGCATGGGTCTCAAGACCTCCCTTGGAGTGACAAAGGCAGGGCAGGCAAGCCAGTGCACGCAGAGACAGAGTTTGTCCCTCTTTAGAAGGCTGAACAGGTATAagggtggcaggagagggagGTGGTGGGCCACTAGAATCACTGGTTCTTGGCATGGGACCTGGATGGATAGAGGGGCCATCCACTTAAAcacaggaggagaagggaggtgAAGGCCGAGTCTGGGAACAGGCCGAGTCTGCAGCCCTTCCTGCTGGAGAGAGGGTCTGAAGCTCAGGTCCGGCTAGAGGTCAGCAGGTGTCTCAAGAAGCCCATGGAGGAGTGAGGTGGACCAGGACAGCACGTGGAGTACAGAAAAGAGGGGCAGGcaaccaggcgcagtggctcatgcctgtaatcccaacactttgggaggccaaggcgggtggatcacctgaggtcagtgcgagaccagcctggccaacatggtgagaccctgtctctactaaaaatacaaaatcagccaggtgtggtgactcatgcctgtagtcccagctactcggaagtttggggcacaagaatcgcttgaacctaggtggtagaagttgcagtgagccgagatagcgccactgcactccagcctgggcaacagagtgagactaggtctcaaaaagaaaagaaaagagggccAGGAACTGGTCCTCTGCAGTTGGAGgcggggacaggtgggaggggcaGAACACACCATGGGACAGCCTGACATGGGGTTCACTGGATGCACCCCTCCACACGCAGCAGCAGGTAGTCCCTGAGGAGCGGGGGCAGTGGCAGCCGGGTGGCACCCTGCCGGCAGCGGCTTCCCAACCGAGCGCGCACAGCTAGTCGGGCCAGGTGCTGCAGCTGCCTTGGCTGGTTCACCATGCACAGGGCCGAGCTGTAGAAGGCTTCGTGCTCCTAGGCCAGGAGTGAAAGAAGGTCAGATGACCCTTGCCCTACCATCTGGGGGCAACCCAGCGGTGGGGGTCCTGGGATTTTGCAGCATGCACCCACCTGGGTGTTTCATGTGTCTCAAAGGACTCAGATTCAGAACCATAGAGGCCCTGCAGTGATAATGCGGGCTGGGACTCCACTTCAGGGAAGGGTCTCCACTATGTCTGTACCACTCCCACCCCAgagagcctagcacagtgcccacCAAGTTAAGAGATGCCAGATAAATGTCTGTGCTGATGCAagtgagggaggcaggagaggtgtGTGGAGTTAGGGGTCAGCCTGGGGTACCGGGGGAGGGGGTACCCTGAAACCCAGGGGTGCCACTCTACCCATCCTCTCTACCCAGGGGCCCTCCTGCTGCTCCCTCCATGAGGCTGGTCCTGAAGGAATAGGCCTGTGGCTCGTCCCTCCTCCCCATCTCGGCCCTGAGGCAGACATACCTTCCACAGCTCTGGGAGCACCGCCTCCACCCAGGTCTCACAGGATGGGACACAAGGATAGGCATTAAGCAGGACTTCCAGGGCCCGAGGGAAGTTGGCGCAGTGTTTCAGCATCTAGGGGTCAAAAGAGGGTCTTGGGCACATGCCTCCCCCACCCGAGGGCAGACCCAAGTCTTGCCTCACCCACATGGCCAATCCTAGCCTAATCTGGGGGGCTAAGGTCTGAGTCTCTCTTCCCTTTTTTGTGCCTCTGTCTACCCCACCCTCAAGTATGCTCCAACCTTTTGGCCCCAGTTTTCCTCTGGGGCTCTTCCCTCCCTTGGACTCTCTCTCCCAGaatcctctctccccctcccaagCTGGGGACAGCCCCCTGGCCGCTGAGGGCAGGCTTTCAGTCTCTTGGACCCTCTGTCTTCCCCAGAAGCGGAGCAGTTCCAGCCGCGGGCTCCCCCACACAGGAGCCTCCTATGTCAGGGCCTCCCAGCGCACCTCAGGGCGCACTGGCTGCGCCCCGTAGTCCAGCAGTGCGGCGAAAAGGACTTCAGGCTCCCAGTTGGGGGCGTCCTGGACGGCCTGCAGCGCACAATCCATGGGCGTGTGGCCAGCCCCATTGGGGACCTCAGCGCGGGCCCCGTAACGCAGCAGCAGCTCGGCCAGGCCCCCGCAGCCGTTGGCACAAGCGTTGTGCAGCGGCGTGTGGCGCTTGCGCCCGGCCGCCCGGGCATCAGCTCCAGCCTCCAGGAGCCGGCGCGCCGCAGCCTGGTGTCGCCTGCAGCTACCTGGGCCCTCGGCCCCAGCGCACGCCGCGTTCAGCGCAGTCTCGCCCTGGCTGGTGCGCAGGCCCACGTCGGCGCCATGCTCCAGGTACAGAGCCACATGTTGCTCCAGGCCGCGCGCCGCCGCCACGTGCAGGGGCGTCTCCTGGCTCTCGCCTGCTGCCAGGTTCACTGTCGCTCCTGCTTCCAGCAGCAACTTGGCGCACCTGGGGACAAGAGAGCAAGGTCCCGAGGAAAATCCTGAAGGCTTGGGACCCCTTCAGCTTGCTGTGACACTCCCTTGCCTTTCCACCCCTCTCACCTTGAGGTCCTACCTGGTGTCCTCCATGAGAATCACACAAGCCCCGCTACAGACAACAGAATTGGAAGGTCCTGAGAGCTACCAGAAGCATCTTCAGTTTTCATATGAAaaacttaagcccaggagtgaTTTGTGCAGCCAAGGACACACAGCAAGTTAGTGGCTGCACCAGAAATAGCACTCACTGCCTCAGACAGTCCCTCCCACAGTCTACTCTGTCTCCACCCCAAGGTCTGGTTCTGAATCATTCAGTTGTCagttgtctccttttttttttttttttttggagacagggtctctctctgtggcccaggctgaagtgcagtggtgtgattacagctcatgtagcctggacctcccaagctcaagcaatcctcctgcctctgcctcccaagtagctgggaccacaggtgggcagcaccacacctggctaattaaaaaaaatttttttttatagagacagggtcttaccatttgccccagctggtctcaaacccctgggctcaagcaagcctcctgccttggcctcccaaagtgctgggattacaggtgtgagccaccacacccggccttatctCCTAACATTTTGATAGCACAAAATTTTGAAAACCCACTTCTGTGTACGTTATGAAGCATAGAAAATTAAACAGTAtgcaccaaaaaaataaataaatacaagttataatattttctttctgcccCCACACTTAAAAGACCACTCTTCTAAACCAGGCCACAATCATTCAAGCAAAGGCAGGCACTTGGGGCCATTCTCCTCCACTTTCCCctagggaaaacaaacaaaaccaaaggaaaaacaacaacaaaaacaaaaacaggttttAAAGAGTGCATGTTTCCCAGTTCCAGGGAAAATTATAGGCCAGAACACTGTTGTGGCAAACATGCATCCTTACATACTGCAGGGTAAACCAAACATGCAACAAACTAAATTAATAATGATGAAACCAAACTAACAGTAACTTATAATTAAAAAGCCAGAACGGCAGCTGCTGGAAACAGGAGCAGATCCACCATCCTCGATGAAACTCTGATAACCAAATACCCTTTCCCAAAATGGCCAAAATTCTTGCTCACATATTCCAGGTAGGTTCTTTGCTCTGTAGCCAAGATGTGAGTAGCAGCCAGTCTTCCATAAGCTACTGAATTATCTCCTTGGTAAATTCTAATTATGGGGCTAATTTTTGTTTccaaatactaattttttttttttttttttagatggagtctcattctgttgcccaggctggagtgcagtggtgcgatctctgctcactgcaagttccgcctcccgggttcctgccattctcctgcctcagcctcccaagtagctgggactacaggcgcccatcaccatgcccggctaatttttttgtatttttttagtagagatggggtttcactgtgttagccaggatggtctcgatctcctgacctcgtgatccacccacctcggcctcccaaagtgctgggattacaggtgtgagccaccatgcccaatcttttttttttttttttttttttttgaggcagagtcttgctctgtcgcccaggctggagtgcagtggctccatcttggctcactgcagtctctgcctcctgggttcaagcaattcttctgcctcagcctcctgagtagctgggactgcaggcgtgcgctgccatgcctggctaatttttgtatttttagtagagacagggtttcaccatgttggccaggatgatcttgatctcctgacctcgtgatctgcctgcctcagcctcccaaagtgctgggattacaggtgttagtcaccacgcccggcttccAAATACTAAATTTAACTAACACTCCAAAGCTCGCTCAGTAGGGTTCCAGTAAGTGGGGATTCTCATCTTACTTAGAAAGATGAAGTCTGTTGGAAGGCACACCACAGGCCTGTAAGAACCCAAGAAAGGGCTGGCAAATGTGGACCACTTCTTGGACTTCATCTAGATCTAGTGGGGAGAGGTCCTCAGCTTGTGGGCAGTGGAGAGTCTTCCAGGAGCCCTTGAATCCTTACCTGTCACCCTGTCTGTTGACCTGATTGTGAAAGTGCAAATACCCTCATGCAGGGACTCCAAGAAACTGCCAACCTTAAAAAAAGTGGGAGGGTTGGTGTattggttcatgcctataatcccaacactttgggaggctggggcgggaggactgcctgagctcaggagtcggagaccagcctgggccacatagagagtctatgtctctactaaaaataatactttttaaaaaatagccagttgggccgggcgcggtggctcacgcctgtaatcccagcactttgggaggccgaggcaggtggatcacgaggtcaggagatcaagaccatcctggctaacacggtgaaaccccatctctactaaaaatacagaaaaaaaaaaattagccgggcgtgttggcgggagcctgtagtcccagttactcgggaggctcaggcaggagaatggcgggaacccgggaggcggagcttgcagtgagccgagatcgggccactacactccagcctgggagacagagcgagactccgtctcaaaaaaaaaaaaaatagccaggtgtggtagcactgGCCTGTGATTCCGGCTaccctggaagctgaggcaggaggatcacttgagcccaggagatcaaggctgcaagtaagtcatgattgtgccactgcactccagcctgggcaacagagtgagaccctgtctccaaaaaaaaaatctagccctGTGTTTCCTAACATCGGTGTGAGGCACCCCCATACCTCTCTTCccacttttttttaagacagggtcccgccctgttgtccaggttggagtacagtggcagcatgatcatagctcactgaagcctagacctcttgggctcaagtgcttttcctgagtagctgggactacaatgcacaccaccatgaccggctaattttattttttgtagagacagggtctcactatgtttcccagtctggtcttgaacttcagagctcaaaagatcatcctgcctcagcctcccgagtagctaggactagaggctcatgccaccatacccggctagtttttatttttagtagagacaaaaaCCTCACTTACGTTGCCCAaactattctcaaactcctggactcaagcaatcctgcctccgcctccaaaagtgttgggattacaggtgtgagccactgcatctggcccatagatctttttttttttttttgagatggagtctcaactGTTGCAGGGGCTAgtgtgtagtggcacaatctcggctcactgcaacctctgcatcccgggttcaagcgattctcctgcctcagcctcccgagtagctaggattacaggcgccagccaccatgcccagcctggctaattttttgtatttttaatagagacggggtttcactatgttggccaggctggtcttgaactcctgaactcgtgatccacccgcctcggcctcccaaagtgctgggattacaagtgtgagccatggcgcccggctgcttttttttttttttttttttaagacagtctcgctggagtgcagtggcagaatctcggctcactgcaacctctgcctcccgggttcaagcgattcttgtgcctcgacctactagtagctggaattacaggtgtgagccaccacacctggccagatctTTCTTAATACCTCAAAACAACTAggaatttgggctgggcatggtggctcacgcctgtaatcccagcactttgggaggccaaggtgggtggatcacttgaggacaggagttcaagaccagcctggccaacatggcaaaaccccatctccactagaAATGCAAaacctagccaggtgtggtggcacacacctgtaattccagctacttgggaggctgaggcaggagaatcatttgaacccaggaggcggaggttgcagtgagctgagaccacgccactgcactacagcctgggcaacagagcaagacttcgtctcaaaaaacaaaaaaaaaaaacagctaggtTTGGCTACAAAGGATTCACAGGGAATTGGAGACTGCAGTTGGAACAGAGTTTTCCCAAAAAGCAACagggcttctgcctcctgggcttagcagatgtgaccttggacaagttactaagcctttctgagcttcatttttctcatctgtaggaTGAGGTGTCTCCAGGTTATTGTGAAGATGTGTATATGTGGTGCTTTATGAACCACAAAGCTGCATGTGGTTGTCAGGTTCCCTCTTCTGGCCTTGTGAgctggagacacacacacacatttctcccCAAACTGTCTCAGCCCCCAGGCACCTACTGCAAGGACTCGGGGATCGTGCAGAGGTGCAAAGGAGTCGTGCCCTCCTCAGTCAGCACATTAGCCTTGGCTCCGAAGGTCAGCAGCAGCCGCACACAGTCAAACTGGGCCCGGGCACAGGCCTCATGCAAGGCAGCGCGACCCCCGACACGGGCATCCAGCTCAGCTCCCTGCCGGATCAGGTGTCGAGCACAGTCTGTGTAGCCTCGGGCTGTAGCGATGGCGAGGGGTGCCGTCTGCTTGGTCTTGGGGGTCAGCACCCAGAACCCTAGGGAGAGCAAATAGTTTTGGGAGGTGGTGTATAAGACAGGGCAGGGCAAGGAGTGGGGATGCTGGTTCCAGCTGACAGCTGACACTGGCCTTCCCTCTGCATGGTTTGCTGAGCACAA is a window encoding:
- the ASB16 gene encoding ankyrin repeat and SOCS box protein 16; amino-acid sequence: MARETFPFTSSTLRSLRLQQEWLEWEDRRRAAAQQCRSRRCPSSPRARLTRPHRSCRDPAVHHALFSGNLQQVQALFQDEEAANMIVETVSNQLAWSAEQGFWVLTPKTKQTAPLAIATARGYTDCARHLIRQGAELDARVGGRAALHEACARAQFDCVRLLLTFGAKANVLTEEGTTPLHLCTIPESLQCAKLLLEAGATVNLAAGESQETPLHVAAARGLEQHVALYLEHGADVGLRTSQGETALNAACAGAEGPGSCRRHQAAARRLLEAGADARAAGRKRHTPLHNACANGCGGLAELLLRYGARAEVPNGAGHTPMDCALQAVQDAPNWEPEVLFAALLDYGAQPVRPEMLKHCANFPRALEVLLNAYPCVPSCETWVEAVLPELWKEHEAFYSSALCMVNQPRQLQHLARLAVRARLGSRCRQGATRLPLPPLLRDYLLLRVEGCIQ